A genomic window from Diorhabda sublineata isolate icDioSubl1.1 chromosome 8, icDioSubl1.1, whole genome shotgun sequence includes:
- the LOC130447746 gene encoding acyl-CoA Delta-9 desaturase-like: MTEGNHANIIENELPFNNDQNAENKPHKRKVEISNIADKEGKKEDVFVPKIRWPDTLVQLYLHLGCLYGLYLCVVSAKFVTVIFALLTVYISGFGITAGAHRLWSHKSYKAKWPLRLLLVLLFTITGQRHVYIWALDHRVHHKYSETNADPHNAKRGFFFSHVGWLVLTPHPDVVEKRKAVDMSDLEADAIVMWQKKYYLPLFVIFNVLLPVSIPVYFWNETIWNSFWINFNFRFTITLNIAFFVNSVAHMWGQKPYDKNISSVENLGVSLATLGEGWHNYHHVFPWDYKAGELGNTYNPSTAFIHFFAKLGWAYDLKSVSRNMVIRRTIKTGDGSHPEIWGYGDTDIDREDMEELDNMAEEKYI; the protein is encoded by the exons ATGACAGAAGGAAACCATGCTAATATTATAGAAAACGAATTGCCGTTCAACAACGATCAAAATGCAGAAAACAAACCGCAcaaaagaaaagttgaaatcaGTAACATTGCAGACAAAGAGGGAAAAAAAGAAGACGTATTTGTACCAAAAATTCGATGGCCCGACACTTTAGTACAATTATACCTACATTTAGGTTGTTTATATGGACTGTATTTATGTGTAGTTTCAGCGAAATTCGTTACAGTTATATTTG cTCTTTTAACAGTTTATATATCAGGTTTTGGTATAACAGCCGGAGCTCATAGGCTATGGTCACACAAATCTTACAAAGCAAAGTGGCCACTTAGATTACTTCTAGTTTTATTATTCACAATCACAGGCCAG AGACATGTGTATATCTGGGCTTTAGATCACAGGGTCCATCACAAATACAGTGAAACAAATGCTGATCCGCACAATGCTAAAAGAGGTTTCTTCTTCTCGCACGTCGGTTGGTTGGTACTCACACCTCATCCTGATGTTGTAGAGAAAAGAAAAGCAGTAGATATGAGTGATTTGGAAGCAGATGCAATAGTCATGTGGCAGAAAAA GTATTATCTTCCATTATTTGTGATATTCAACGTGCTTTTACCAGTATCCATTCCAGTATATTTTTGGAACGAAACCATATGGAACTCATTCTGGATCAACTTCAATTTTAGATTCACCATCACTTTAAACATCGCATTTTTCGTGAATAGCGTTGCACATATGTGGGGACAGAAACCATATGACAA GAACATCAGTTCAGTAGAGAATCTAGGAGTATCTTTAGCAACGCTAGGTGAAGGTTGGCACAACTATCATCATGTTTTCCCATGGGACTACAAAGCAGGGGAGTTGGGTAACACCTATAATCCATCTACAGCATTCATACACTTTTTTGCGAAACTTGGTTGGGCGTATGATCTCAAAAGTGTCTCAAGAAATATGGTTATCagaagaacaataaaaacaggAGATGGCAGTCATCCTGAAATCTGGGGATATGGCGATACAGATATTGATAGAGAAGATATGGAAGAATTAGATAATATGgcagaagaaaaatatatatga